In Paludibaculum fermentans, the genomic stretch CGGGCCGCTGCCCAGATTCGAGTCTTCGATATGCGTTCTTCCTTCCACCTGATTGCCTCCCTCGCGAGCCTGCTTGCTGCCCTGGCCTCCGGAGCGCCGGCTGATGGGCCCATCGCCGACACGGCTGCCGGCAAAGTGCGTGGTCTCGCTTTGCCCGCGCCCGGCGGCGCCGTGTTTAAGGGGATCCCCTTTGCGCAGCCGCCTGTGGGCGACCTGCGGTGGAAACCTCCGGTTGCCGCGCGGCCCTGGACCGGAGTGCGTGAGGCCGTGGAGTACGGCGCCCCTTGCGCCCAGGTTTCGGCCGAATGGAATGCAAAGACCGCGGCTGCCGGCAGCGAGGACTGCCTGACGCTGAATGTATGGACGCCGCAATGGCCGGCTCGCGGCGCCAAGCCCGTGATGGTTTGGATCCACGGCGGCGCCAACATGGGCGGGTCTGCTCGCGGTGCGGGCGGCATCGAGCCCGCTTTCGACGGGGCGAAGCTGGCGAGCCAGGGCGTGGTGGTGGTGACGGTTCAATACCGCCTGGGTATTTTCGGGTTCTTCGCGCATCCGGAATTGACGGCGGAGTCGGCCCAGCACGCGTCGGGCAACTACGGTCTGATGGACCTGGCCGCGTCCCTGCAGTGGGTGAAGGCCAACATTGCCCGGTTTGGCGGGGATCCCAGAAACGTCACGATCTTCGGCCAGTCCGCGGGCGCGATGGACGTTGGTTACCTGATGGCGTCGCCGCTGGGCAGGGGTTTGTTCCAGCGCGCGATCGCGCAAAGCGGCACCGTGCTCATCGGCGGGCATCCCACGCTTACCCTGACGCAGGCGGAAGAGGCCGGCCGGGGCTTGGCCGCCAAGATGAACGCACCGGCGGCGGGCGGGCTGGCCTACATGCGCAAGCTTTCCACGGCCGAGGTGCTGAAGGCTTCTCCTCCTTATGGAGGCGGCGGTCCGTTGCGGCCGGCGCCGGATGTGGACGGCTACTTCCTGACGAAGTCTCCCGCCGAGGTGTTTGAAACCGGTGGACAGGCCGCTGTGCCCCTGATGATTGGGAACAACGGCCGGGAGTGGAACTTCACCGGCCAACCCGAGGCGCTCAGGAAAGGGATCGCGGGGGCCTTTGGGCCGCTCACTGAGCAGGCATTGAAACTCTACGGGATGGAGGGCGGGGCTCCGGTGGAGAGTTATCCTCCTTACGGCAATGCGGGGTCGCAGTTCTCCACCGACACCTCGTTCCGCTGCCCGTCCGTGCTGATCGCGGGTCAGCATAGCCGGCACGCCCCCACCTACCAGTACGAGTTCACGGTGGGGCCGGTGGAGAAGGGTACGCCGCATTCCGGTGAACTGCAGTATGTCTTCGGTGTCAGGGGCGTGCAGGAAACCGCCGATCCTGACGCCGTGCAGACCCAGCGCGTGCAGGGCTATTGGGTGAACTTCGCCAAGTCCGGCGACCCGAATGGCTCGGGGCTGCCGAAGTGGCCGAAGTACGAGTCCACCAAGCGCGAGTATCTGGAGCTCAGCAACGAGGGGCCGGTGGTGAAGTCCGATCTGCGCGGCAAAGTGTGCGCGTTGTTCGGTGAGGCGGTCCGCCAGAGGACAGGCCGGCCGTAGCGGCCATTCACGGGTCCGGTTGAAGGGGCGCGTGCGCAACGAGGTGCAGGTATCTTTGATTGGGTACGTGCAGCGCCCGCCCCTCCATTACTGAGGCTTGCATTGAGGCCGGAACGGTCTAGGAGTTGTGGATACTTCGGCCGCAGGCGCAACACCTGGTGCGGTCGCTTGTCGGGCCTCGGCTAGCGGAGGACCTCCAGGGGCCGCAGATCGACCACCGGAGACGGGTAGATGTCCGAGCCTACTACGGCGTCGTTGGGCCGTCCGGCGATGTGCCCGGCCTGTACATCGTAGAAGTAATAGTTGCTGCCGGCCTTGGCTTCGTATTGGTTGCCTTGGCCGTCCGTCAGGCGGACACGCCCGCCCAGGATGTCGTTCACGGCTTCCCGCCGCTGGTCGGAGGCGGCCATGCGATCCCAGAACGCCTTCTGCTGAATCTCCGCCGAGGCGTGCATCTGGTTCAAGGTATTGCGGACGTCCTGCGCAGCGGCTTGCCGGTTGGCCGCGATCCACTGGTAGTTGTGCTCCCAGTTGCCCTCGATATAGCCCCCGATTCGCGCCAGCAGCGCGCCACTGCCGGCCGGACCCATGTAGCCTTTGATCTCGGTTTCGAAGTTGCCGCCCAGCAGGTCGGGACTCTGGCTCCACAGCATGCGTGTCATGCCGAGCAGGCGGCCTTCCACGGGGCGTCCATTCCTGCTGGCGCGGAAGCTGATCTCACCGAACAGGTGCTGGAAGCCATGGACGCCCATGCGCTGGGGCACCTGATCCGCCTGGGCGTTCAGGTCGTTGCGATCCTGGCGCTGCACGATCTCCAGCCCGCTGAGGCCCAGTTCAGAGCCCCAGACCTGGCGCAGATACCACTCCGCCATCTGGAGTCCGCTCTGGTGCGCTCCGGCGCGCCAACCGGGTCCAAGTTGCGCCGGCGGCATGCCCTGGCGGCCCGGCACCAGTACCTTGTCGAGACGCACATCGTTGAACTGGATCAGGGAAGCACTGT encodes the following:
- a CDS encoding carboxylesterase/lipase family protein; this encodes MRSSFHLIASLASLLAALASGAPADGPIADTAAGKVRGLALPAPGGAVFKGIPFAQPPVGDLRWKPPVAARPWTGVREAVEYGAPCAQVSAEWNAKTAAAGSEDCLTLNVWTPQWPARGAKPVMVWIHGGANMGGSARGAGGIEPAFDGAKLASQGVVVVTVQYRLGIFGFFAHPELTAESAQHASGNYGLMDLAASLQWVKANIARFGGDPRNVTIFGQSAGAMDVGYLMASPLGRGLFQRAIAQSGTVLIGGHPTLTLTQAEEAGRGLAAKMNAPAAGGLAYMRKLSTAEVLKASPPYGGGGPLRPAPDVDGYFLTKSPAEVFETGGQAAVPLMIGNNGREWNFTGQPEALRKGIAGAFGPLTEQALKLYGMEGGAPVESYPPYGNAGSQFSTDTSFRCPSVLIAGQHSRHAPTYQYEFTVGPVEKGTPHSGELQYVFGVRGVQETADPDAVQTQRVQGYWVNFAKSGDPNGSGLPKWPKYESTKREYLELSNEGPVVKSDLRGKVCALFGEAVRQRTGRP